The Toxoplasma gondii ME49 chromosome III, whole genome shotgun sequence genome includes a window with the following:
- a CDS encoding hypothetical protein (encoded by transcript TGME49_254860), translating to MACPGCPLCLGRGTYRLGPRVKLREKLLTQHGLGPSRPSVFAASDALPQHMQGAEDPQTAKEEAQLAWLRRHLLCGLEEQERQTYRCPFCFPAPVSSEREAGEETETGQQDASRFSSHPVFVPVDPARAEAVQQRLHSRLDELGVLVVEELTEEEVVAQFIKKERPAASGLPSGASTENNETFSASTSSPDCALTSPSLSAAHPDSRSSPFSPLAVVAAPPVDLSGLSAANQQIIAQLVRLGYPFERALSAVREAHLSPILHACVEKAEELEANDLSKLLLDLGSVEAREELDIARASRTQKTQERLQLGLTPLWEDAPEFMRKFVAASPLFLSLLTHRTETRLLLHALLRLRDSAVKAYPLAAPAYLRNSDSQLSRLLLCLAREEPPVVNAHHRRLLLRCYRRTKLAERRGGKTQKAENNELGNTQTDASCSLPKSTPCSRRSSSLSSASSSPSCSSSSASPRFSSSPSSASSSSPSSSASSSSSSFSQSSSHRSSSSSPLSSSTPLPFSCMSSGTFPRPGLPRCAVCSEESGYRRWLRRRDCSACSPSLASSQEAEACVEANSGVGVELLEEAERRPRRKEGAFFSPSPGDASTLSCPHEETFVRQKEKEKGRQGAASSVCCGDKAVDTACTQFEETRATLQARRANPLETRAFTTSSVEVAGEGEARDFARSSRPAPGPRRTRLPWELLRQEETETRGGGEETQATHRLRSGRDARDAGEAAERCARGDLGEQKEETKGEERRPGRHAIGWRRTRRGVGALEGDRQGWKSETETERETLTDTRQTTEPEEETTQKSGNGDEAGREVDEETNVSSENEGEKTTLTTRAKEEEECDLLCLEERWKPSPDEDEVKAELLNAFLQEQTEDLQETLFFSNIGSVGAPPRFLSACTRSALLLAFFSSLSASLSVSLNRAAAAPDESEECLDWLDEEREHRREDEKASDPRMHCAPLQRVYLRLHLAVWPPALVFRVEAADTSACAAAASAATLLCPDFPLCRLSASANSAESVATHDQRGGRMDSTASPCSVERSLGTGENAKKTRETTSAEAVADRDGTREETRVAQRGGKAVGVETQKQGNREEKGEREKQEDTELEQDMEKKEENTMDAEREDDDCLIVGEVIAPPRSSVPFSSKLSSDEFSTASREQVPSSHWRNSDRTTFFSGLFENCEDSVSAGNSDDELQRALAASLWTYNREQSKRKRRGLITDFFQPSKKPRASKLCTQRPGASHAAVKRDQKQGRSSSIFKRHSSISRTESRDAGTLRNRQSRQTSAEKTAGFFRAERKEDKREWTEGGEKKEEREKKRNAWGLTREREGGRKQVNFAGGDADRPLAKTTKDAPPGGPQSCPPDISGLSSLDTSNWSSASLLCYHGSPPSPSSPLAPLCSSPSPLSASLSSSAAEPCPLPETQLFAPQGMDVDRLWTRCGAQGEAEEEERVEAEVEKLSVSLCPAFSGSSRGESNESLRGKALESLDSRARGIRRPLVTAVAGKWKLMSCPYTSSFRPFPTLGKRTVRPSSSSASSHSVSADLGSPLRPRVSPMQSLQRQRLALLVSDFSATSDSAKATLLAEMMEELWHAAYADPRLEEGEPDLTEPPAGQTPGEQKPSPVSVHPTASSRLPSSPRAEGGGAVDGEAHAQREREESTFGGGRAEERREKGRSLCFSATAGAPEVEARAPQNSDTVRLDSEACGADAYLLTGAFRESSKETKVTPAFLLRTGNWIQASCFLSSRMRENIQRICMKRNKGRKSDAHDKGEDEKNTGERDDALQSDDDAVECIGGSALSGFLPRRISPENVEED from the exons ATGGCCTGCCCAGGCTGCCCACTGTGTTTAGGGAGAGGTACGTATCGCCTCGGACCTCGTGTGAAGCTCCGAGAGAAGCTTCTAACTCAACACGGCCTGGGACCCAGTAGGCCCTCTGTTTTCGCTGCGTCCGACGCGCTTCCTCAGCACATGCAGGGAGCAGAAGATCCTCagacggcgaaggaagaagctcAGCTGGCATGGCTCAGAAGACATCTGCTCTGCGGGCTGGAGGAGCAAGAGCGACAGACCTATCGGTGTCCGTTCTGTTTCCCCGCCCCTGTCtcgtcggagagagaagctggcgaggagacggagacaggtcAGCAGGACGCCTCGCGCTTTTCCTCGCATCCAGTCTTTGTTCCGGTCGACCCTGCGAGAGCTGAAGCGGtgcagcagcggctgcaTTCGCGTCTCGACGAACTCGGTGTGTTGGTCGTTGAAGAGCTcaccgaagaagaagtcgtTGCGCAGTTcatcaagaaagagaggcctGCAGCGTCTGGTTTGCCTTCCGGGGCCTCAACTGAGAACAACGAGACATTCTCGGCCTCCACTTCGTCTCCGGACTGCGCGTTgacgtctccttctctgtctgctgcaCATCCGgattcgcgttcttctcccttctctcctctcgctgtgGTTGCTGCCCCGCCCGTCGACCTCTCTGGCTTGTCTGCCGCGAATCAGCAGATCATTGCACAGCTCGTGCGTCTCGGGTACCCCTTTGAACGGGCTCTCTCCGCAGTGCGGGAAGCGCATTTGTCTCCGATTTTGCATGCGTGCGTGGAGAAGGCCGAGGAGCTGGAGGCGAACGATCTGAGCAAGCTGCTCCTCGATTTGGGCTCGGTCGAGGCGCGGGAAGAGCTCGACatcgcgcgcgcgtctcggACGCAGAAGACTCAGGAACGCCTTCAACTCGGCCTCACGCCGTTGTGGGAAGATGCGCCGGAGTTCATGCGAAAGTTCGTCGCTGCTTcgcccctcttcctctctctgctgacTCACCGCACAGAGACTCGCCTCCTGCTCCACGCTCTGCTCCGCCTCAGAGACTCTGCCGTCAAAGCGTACCCGCTGGCGGCGCCAGCCTATCTCCGAAACAGCGATTCGCaactctctcgcctcctgctcTGCTTAGCGCGAGAGGAACCTCCCGTCGTCAACGCCCACCACCGccgacttctccttcgctgctaCAGGCGGACGAAACTTGCCGAACGCCGCGGagggaaaacacagaaagccGAGAACAACGAACTCGGGAACACACAAACTGACGCGTCGTGTTCGTTGCCCAAGTCCACGCCTTGttctcgtcgttcttcttcactttcttctgcgtcttcttcaccttcttgttcttcgtcttctgcttctccacggttttcttcttcaccttcttctgcatcttcttcttcaccgtcttcctctgcgtcttcttcttcgtcttctttttcacaGTCGTCTTCTCACCGTTCGTCCTCTTCAagtcctctttcttcttctacccctcttcctttctcttgtATGAGCTCTGGCACTTTTCCTCGTCCAGGTTTGCCGAGGTGTGCCGTAtgcagcgaggagagcggCTACCGTCGCTGGCTGAGGCGGCGCGATTGTTCCGCTTGTTCTCcgtcgctcgcgtcttcccaggaggcagaggcctGCGTCGAGGCGAACAGCGGGGTGGGGGTTGAGCTtctcgaagaagcggagagacgtccgcgcagaaaggaaggcgcttttttctctccctctccaggAGACGCTTCCACGCTTTCCTGCCCACACGAAGAGACTTTCGTgcggcagaaagagaaagaaaaagggcGGCAGGGAGCGGCCTCTTCGGTCTGCTGCGGAGACAAAGCCGTAGACACAGCCTGTACTCAATTCGAAGAAACTCGAGCAACGCTTCAAGCGCGAAGAGCGAATCCACTTGAAACTCGGGCGTTTACCACCTCTTCTGTCGAAGTCGctggggaaggagaggcgagagattTCGCGAGAAGCTCCCGACCAGCGCCTGGGCCGAGGCGAACAAGGTTGCCCTGGGAACTGCTGCGccaggaggagacggagactcgagggggaggagaagagacacaagcgACACATCGATTGCGTTCAGGAAGAGATGCGcgagacgctggagaagctgcagaaagatGCGCAAGGGGAGACCTgggagaacagaaggaagaaacgaaaggcgaggagaggcgaccAGGGAGACATGCGATAGGgtggagaaggacgcgaagaGGTGTCGGTGCTTtagaaggagacagacaaggaTGGAAGAGCGAAACCGAGACTGAGAGGGAGACTTTGACGGACACAAGACAAACGACAGAgccggaagaggagactACTCAGAAGAGTGGAAATGGAGATGAGGCAGGGAGGGAGGTCGATGAGGAGACGAACGTGAGctcagaaaacgaaggagagaaaacgactctCACGACGAgggcgaaagaagaagaagaatgcgATCTGCTGTGCCTCGAGGAACGGTGGAAGCCATCAcccgacgaagacgaggtgAAGGCCGAACTTCTTAACGCGTTCCTGCAAGAGCAGACGGAG GACCTTCAGGAGAcactctttttctcgaatATCGGGTCGGTCGGTGCAccgcctcgcttcctctctgcctgcaCAAGGAGCGCTTTGCTTTtagcgtttttttcttccctttctgcttctctctctgtctcgctcaaccgcgcagccgctgctccagacgagagcgaggagtGCCTAGACTGGCTggatgaagaaagagaacatcGCCGCGAGGATGAAAAGGCCTCCGACCCCCGCATGCACTGCGCGCCTCTTCAGCGCGTGTaccttcgtctccacctcgCCGTCTGGCCGCCCGCACTTGTTTTTCGCGTCGAAGCGGCAGAtacgtctgcatgcgctgctgcGGCGTCTGCAGCGACTCTCCTCTGTCCTGACTTCCCGCTGTGTCGTCTCTCAGCTTCCGCGAACTCTGCGGAGTCTGTGGCGACACACGAccagcgaggaggaagaatgGACTCGACAGCATCCCCTTGTTCTGTCGAGCGCAGCCTCGGAACCGGCGAGAATgcaaagaagacgcgagaaacaacATCAGCCGAGGCCGTCGCCGACAGAGACGGTACAcgggaagagacgcgagtcgCACAGAGGGGAGGGAAGGCAGTCGGagtcgagacacagaagcaaggaaacagagaagagaaaggagagcgagagaagcaagaagacacagaactTGAACAAGacatggagaagaaagaagagaacaccATGgatgcggagagagaagatgacgATTGTTTGATTGTTGGAGAAGTTATAGCCCCACCCCGAAGTTCtgttccgttttcttccaaGCTGTCGAGTGACGAGTTCTCCACTGCATCTCGCGAGCAAGTTCCGTCTTCTCACTGGCGCAACTCAGACCGGACAACGTTCTTTTCTGGTCTCTTCGAAAACTGCGAAGACAGCGTTTCCGCGGGAAACTCAGACGACGAACTCCAGCGCGCACTCGCGGCCTCGCTGTGGACGTACAACCGAGAGCAGTCGAAGCGGAAGCGCCGTGGACTCATCACGGACTTTTTTCAGCCCAGCAAAAAGCCAAGGGCCTCAAAACTTTGCACTCAGCGGCCCGGCGCTTCGCACGCGGCCGTAAAAAGAGACCAGAAGCAAGGACGTTCCTCAAGTATCTTCAAGCGCCATTCCTCCATTTCGAGGACAGAGTCGCGAGATGCAGGTACCTTGCGGAACAGACAGTCGAGGCAGACGAGTGCTGAGAAGACGGCGGGGTTCTTccgagcagagaggaaagaggacaaGCGAGAGTGGACGGAgggcggggagaagaaggaagagagagagaagaaacgcaacgCGTGGGGACTAacacgggagagagaaggcggaagaaaacaagtgAACTTTGCCGGAGGTGATGCTGACAGGCCTTTGGCGAAAACGACGAAGGACGCACCTCCAGGAGGTCCACAGTCATGCCCCCCGGACATTTCAGGCCTTTCCTCCTTGGATACGTCTAATtggtcttctgcttcgcttctgtgttaTCACGGCTCTCccccctcgccttcttctcctcttgctcctctttgctcttcgccttctcctctctctgcttctctttcttcttctgctgcggaGCCTTGCCCTTTGCCAGAAACACAGCTCTTTGCTCCGCAAGGCATGGACGTCGACAGGCTGTGGACTCGGTGTGGGGCACAGGGCGAAgccgaggaggaagagagagtggaggcgGAAGTTGAGAAGCTTTCTGTGTCGCTCTGCCCCGCTTTTTCCGGATCCTCGAGAGGAGAGTCGAACGAGAGTTTGCGGGGGAAGGCTTTAGAGTCTCTAGACTCAAGAGCGCGGGGAATTCGCAGACCTCTCGTTACAGCCGTGGCCGGCAAGTGGAAGCTCATGAGCTGTCCATACACGTCATCGTTTCGTCCATTTCCCACCTTAGGAAAAAGGACCGTGAGGCCGAGCTCGAGTTCGGCGTCTTCGCATTCTGTGTCTGCTGATTTGGGGTCTCCGCTGCGCCCGCGTGTCTCTCCAATGCAGAGCCTGCAGCGGCAGCGCCTCGCCTTGCTCGTCTCGGATTTCTCTGCAACGAGCGACAGCGCGAAAGCCACACTGCTCGCAGAAATGATGGAGGAGCTGTGGCACGCAGCCTATGCGGATCCGCGtctcgaggaaggcgagccAGACTTGACAGAACCCCCCGCTGGACAGACGCCTGGAGAGCAGAAGCCCTCcccggtgtctgtacacccgacaGCGAGCAGCCGACTGCCGTCCTCGCCGCGCGCAGAAGGCGGCGGTGCTGTAGACGgggaagcgcatgcacagagggagagagaggaaagcacCTTTGGAGGCGGTcgcgcagaggagagaagggagaaggggagaagtctttgtttttccgcGACGGCGGGCGCCCCAGAAGTCGAGGCGCGAGCACCCCAGAACAGCGACACTGTGCGGCTGGACTCAGAGGCGTGTGGAGCCGATGCTTACTTGCTGACGGGCGCCTTCAGAGAGTCGTCAAAGGAGACCAAAGTGACACCTGCATTTCTGCTGCGGACGGGAAACTGGATACAAGCTTCGTGCTTCCTGTCGTCGCGCATGCGTGAAAACATCCAGCGGATCTGcatgaagagaaacaagggCAGAAAGAGTGACGCTCAtgacaaaggagaagacgaaaagaacacgggagaaagagacgacgcgttgcagagcgacgacgacgcCGTGGAGTGTATCGGCGGCAGCGCACTATCTGGCTTTCTGCCGCGACGGATATCTCCGGAAAACGTTGAAGAAGATTGA